The Kluyvera intermedia genome window below encodes:
- a CDS encoding MetQ/NlpA family lipoprotein, with translation MAFNFKTFAAVGALIGSLALVGCGQDEKDPNHIKVGVIVGAEQQVAEVAQKVAKEKYGLDVELVTFNDYVLPNEAVSKGDIDANAFQHKPYLDQQIKDRGYKLVSVGNTFVYPIAGYSKKIKSLDELKAGDQIAVPNDPTNLGRTLLLLQAQGLIKLKDGVGLLPTSLDIVENPKNLKIVELEAPQLPRSLDDAQIALAVINTTYASQINLTPAKDGIFVEGKDSPYVNMIVSREDNKDADNVKKFVEAYQSDEVYEAANKIFNGGAVKGW, from the coding sequence ATGGCGTTCAATTTTAAAACCTTTGCGGCAGTGGGTGCTCTGATTGGTTCTCTGGCACTTGTTGGTTGCGGTCAAGATGAAAAAGATCCAAACCATATTAAAGTCGGTGTGATTGTCGGTGCGGAACAGCAGGTTGCTGAAGTTGCCCAGAAAGTAGCGAAAGAAAAATACGGTCTGGACGTCGAACTGGTCACATTCAACGACTACGTTCTGCCGAACGAAGCGGTGAGCAAAGGTGATATCGACGCCAACGCCTTCCAGCACAAACCATACTTGGATCAGCAGATCAAAGACCGTGGCTACAAACTGGTTTCTGTTGGTAACACCTTCGTTTACCCAATCGCAGGCTACTCCAAGAAAATTAAATCTCTGGACGAACTGAAAGCGGGTGACCAGATTGCCGTACCTAACGACCCAACTAACCTTGGCCGTACTCTGCTGCTGCTGCAGGCACAGGGTTTAATCAAACTGAAAGATGGCGTTGGTCTGCTGCCAACTTCACTGGATATTGTTGAAAACCCGAAAAACCTGAAGATTGTTGAACTGGAAGCTCCACAGCTGCCACGTTCTCTGGACGATGCACAAATTGCACTGGCCGTTATCAACACCACTTACGCCAGCCAGATCAATCTGACGCCAGCGAAAGACGGTATCTTCGTTGAAGGTAAAGATTCTCCTTACGTGAACATGATCGTATCGCGTGAAGATAACAAAGACGCTGACAACGTGAAGAAATTCGTTGAGGCTTACCAGTCTGACGAAGTTTACGAAGCAGCAAACAAAATCTTTAACGGCGGTGCTGTTAAAGGCTGGTAA
- a CDS encoding methionine ABC transporter permease MetI has protein sequence MSEAMMWLLARGVWETLAMTFVSGFFGFVIGLPVGVLLYVTRPGQIIENGKVYRVLSALVNIFRSIPFIILLVWMIPFTRVIVGTSIGLQAAIVPLTVGAAPFIARMVENALLEIPGGLIEASRAMGATPMQIVCKVLLPEALPGLVNAATITLITLVGYSAMGGAVGAGGLGQIGYQYGYIGYNATVMNTVLVLLVVLVYLIQLSGDRIVRSVTHK, from the coding sequence ATGTCTGAGGCCATGATGTGGTTACTGGCGCGTGGCGTCTGGGAAACGCTGGCGATGACATTCGTGTCAGGCTTTTTCGGCTTCGTGATTGGTCTACCGGTTGGCGTACTTTTATATGTCACGCGCCCAGGACAAATCATCGAGAACGGCAAGGTTTATCGCGTGCTTTCTGCGCTGGTGAACATCTTCCGTTCCATCCCGTTCATTATCTTACTGGTGTGGATGATTCCATTCACTCGTGTCATTGTCGGAACGTCTATTGGTTTACAGGCCGCCATTGTGCCACTGACCGTGGGTGCCGCACCGTTTATCGCCCGTATGGTCGAAAACGCCCTGCTGGAAATTCCGGGTGGCTTGATTGAGGCCTCACGTGCGATGGGTGCAACGCCGATGCAGATCGTCTGTAAAGTTCTGCTCCCGGAAGCCTTGCCGGGGCTGGTGAACGCAGCAACGATTACCCTGATTACACTGGTCGGTTATTCCGCCATGGGTGGTGCAGTCGGTGCCGGTGGTCTGGGGCAAATTGGCTATCAATACGGTTACATTGGCTATAATGCGACCGTGATGAATACAGTGCTGGTATTACTTGTTGTTCTGGTTTATTTAATTCAATTATCTGGCGATCGTATCGTTCGGTCAGTGACTCATAAATAG
- the rcsF gene encoding Rcs stress response system protein RcsF — translation MRALPVCLLALLLGGCSMLNRSPVEPVQSTATPVKTETAKPKAPRAAPVRIITNAEDLVGKPFRELGDVSGDSCQATNQDSPPNIPTARKRMQINASKMKANAVLLHSCEVTSGTPGCYRQAVCVGTALNVSAK, via the coding sequence ATGCGTGCTTTACCGGTCTGTTTATTAGCACTCCTGTTAGGTGGTTGCTCCATGCTAAACAGATCTCCTGTTGAACCTGTCCAAAGCACTGCGACCCCCGTCAAAACGGAGACCGCAAAACCTAAAGCGCCACGTGCGGCACCTGTCAGAATTATAACGAACGCAGAAGATCTGGTCGGTAAACCGTTCCGTGAACTGGGTGATGTTTCCGGTGATTCATGCCAGGCGACAAACCAGGATTCTCCACCGAATATTCCAACTGCTCGCAAACGCATGCAGATTAATGCCTCCAAAATGAAGGCAAACGCCGTGTTGCTACACAGCTGTGAAGTCACCAGCGGTACGCCGGGCTGTTATCGTCAGGCGGTATGCGTAGGAACAGCTCTTAACGTAAGTGCTAAATGA
- a CDS encoding endonuclease/exonuclease/phosphatase family protein, which produces MRKNTYAMRYIAGQPVERILPPPGAYTSISQAMSVGKPLSTDENIRILVWNIFKQQRAEWLSVLNKFGKDAHLVLLQEAQTTPELVKFATTNYLAADQVPAFALPHHPSGVMTLSAAQPVYCCPLREREPILRLAKSALVTVYPLPDSRLLMVVNIHAVNFSLGVDVYSKQLMPIGEQIAQHSGPVIMAGDFNAWSRPRMNALYRFARDMSLRPVRFDDDQRRRAFGRPLDFVFYRGLNVNEASVLVTRASDHNPLIVEFSPGK; this is translated from the coding sequence GTGCGAAAAAATACCTATGCCATGCGCTATATTGCCGGACAGCCTGTGGAGCGAATTTTACCTCCACCGGGCGCATATACCAGCATCAGCCAGGCAATGTCGGTGGGTAAGCCGTTAAGCACTGATGAAAATATTCGTATCCTGGTGTGGAACATCTTTAAACAGCAGAGAGCCGAATGGCTGTCAGTGCTGAATAAGTTTGGTAAAGATGCTCATCTGGTCTTACTGCAAGAAGCGCAAACCACTCCTGAGCTGGTGAAGTTTGCGACTACTAATTATCTGGCCGCCGATCAGGTCCCTGCTTTTGCGCTGCCGCATCATCCTTCTGGCGTTATGACGTTGTCTGCGGCCCAGCCCGTATACTGCTGCCCGCTGCGTGAACGCGAGCCCATTCTCCGGCTGGCTAAATCGGCGTTAGTGACCGTTTACCCACTTCCCGACTCACGACTGCTGATGGTGGTGAATATCCATGCCGTTAACTTCAGTCTTGGGGTTGATGTTTACAGTAAGCAACTGATGCCTATTGGTGAGCAGATAGCCCAGCACAGCGGTCCGGTGATCATGGCGGGGGATTTCAATGCCTGGAGCCGTCCACGCATGAATGCGCTTTATCGTTTTGCGCGTGACATGTCATTGCGTCCGGTTCGCTTTGATGACGATCAGCGTCGACGCGCATTTGGCCGACCGCTTGATTTTGTTTTCTACCGGGGGCTTAACGTTAATGAAGCATCCGTATTGGTGACTCGAGCTTCGGATCATAATCCGCTGATTGTGGAATTTAGCCCAGGTAAGTAG
- the proS gene encoding proline--tRNA ligase → MRTSKYLLSTLKETPADAEVISHQLMLRAGMIRKLASGLYTWLPTGVRVLRKVEKIVREEMNNAGAIEVLMPVVQPSELWEESGRWEQYGPELLRIADRGDRPFVLGPTHEEVITDLIRNELSSYKQLPLNFYQIQTKFRDEVRPRFGVMRSREFLMKDAYSFHTSQESLQETYDAMYAAYSKIFSRMGLDFRAVQADTGSIGGSASHEFQVLAQSGEDDVIFSDSSDYAANIEFAEAVAPKEPRSTATQEMTLVDTPNAKTIAELVEQFNLPIEKTVKTLLVKAVEGSKSPLVALLVRGDHELNEVKAEKLALVASPLTFATEEEIRALVNAGPGSLGPVNLPIPVVIDRSVAVMSDFAAGANIDGKHYFGINWDRDAATPEIADIRNVVAGDPSPDGKGTLLIKRGIEVGHIFQLGTKYSEAMKASVQGEDGRNQTLTMGCYGIGVTRVVAAAIEQNFDDRGILWPEAIAPFQVAILPMNMHKSYRVQELAEKLYAELSGLGIEVLMDDRKERPGVMFADMELIGIPHTIVLGDRNLDNDDIEYKYRRNGDKQLIKTGDIVDYLVKAIKG, encoded by the coding sequence ATGCGTACTAGCAAATACCTGCTCTCCACCCTGAAGGAGACACCTGCCGACGCCGAGGTTATCAGCCACCAGCTGATGCTGCGCGCCGGGATGATCCGTAAGCTGGCCTCCGGGTTATACACCTGGCTGCCGACCGGCGTACGCGTCCTGAGAAAAGTCGAAAAAATCGTGCGTGAAGAGATGAACAACGCCGGTGCAATCGAGGTGTTAATGCCGGTGGTTCAGCCCTCTGAACTGTGGGAAGAGAGCGGCCGTTGGGAGCAGTACGGCCCGGAACTGCTGCGCATTGCTGACCGTGGCGATCGTCCATTCGTCCTCGGCCCAACGCATGAAGAAGTCATTACCGACCTGATTCGTAACGAGCTGAGCTCTTACAAACAGCTGCCGCTGAACTTCTACCAGATCCAAACCAAATTCCGTGACGAAGTGCGCCCACGTTTCGGCGTTATGCGCTCCCGCGAATTCCTGATGAAAGATGCTTACTCTTTCCATACTTCTCAGGAATCCCTGCAGGAAACCTACGACGCGATGTATGCGGCTTACAGCAAAATCTTCAGCCGTATGGGTCTGGATTTCCGTGCGGTACAAGCTGATACCGGTTCTATCGGTGGCAGCGCTTCACATGAATTCCAGGTGCTGGCACAAAGCGGCGAAGATGATGTGATCTTCTCTGATTCTTCTGACTACGCGGCAAACATCGAGTTCGCAGAAGCCGTTGCGCCAAAAGAACCCCGTTCTACAGCCACTCAGGAAATGACGCTGGTTGATACGCCAAACGCTAAAACCATCGCCGAGCTGGTAGAACAGTTCAATCTGCCTATCGAGAAAACGGTGAAAACGCTGCTGGTGAAAGCAGTGGAAGGCAGCAAGTCTCCGCTGGTCGCTCTGCTGGTTCGTGGCGATCACGAACTGAACGAAGTGAAAGCCGAGAAACTAGCTCTTGTTGCCAGCCCGCTGACCTTTGCGACCGAAGAAGAAATTCGCGCGTTAGTTAATGCCGGTCCAGGCTCGCTTGGCCCAGTTAACCTGCCAATTCCGGTTGTTATCGATCGGAGCGTTGCAGTGATGAGCGATTTCGCCGCAGGCGCTAACATCGATGGTAAACACTACTTCGGTATTAACTGGGATCGCGACGCTGCAACACCAGAAATTGCCGATATCCGTAACGTTGTCGCAGGCGATCCAAGCCCGGACGGTAAAGGCACCTTGCTGATTAAACGTGGTATCGAAGTCGGCCACATTTTCCAGCTGGGCACCAAGTACTCTGAAGCGATGAAAGCCTCAGTGCAGGGTGAAGATGGTCGTAACCAGACTCTGACCATGGGCTGCTACGGTATTGGGGTGACTCGCGTGGTGGCTGCAGCCATCGAGCAGAACTTTGACGATCGCGGCATTCTGTGGCCAGAAGCGATTGCACCGTTCCAGGTTGCCATTCTGCCAATGAACATGCACAAATCCTACCGCGTGCAGGAGCTGGCTGAGAAGCTGTACGCTGAACTGAGTGGTCTGGGTATCGAAGTGTTGATGGACGATCGTAAAGAACGCCCTGGCGTGATGTTTGCGGATATGGAACTTATCGGTATCCCACACACTATCGTGCTGGGTGACCGTAATCTCGACAACGACGACATCGAATACAAATACCGTCGTAACGGTGACAAACAGCTGATTAAAACCGGCGACATCGTGGATTACCTGGTGAAAGCAATCAAAGGTTAA
- a CDS encoding MFS transporter: MPLALLALTISAFAIGTTEFVIVGLVQTIAEQLSISLPSAGLLVSIYALGVAIGAPVLTALTGKLPRKQLLLALMVLFTLGNLLAWQAPGYMTLVIARLLTGLAHGVFFSIGSTIATSLVPKEKAASAIAIMFGGLTVALVTGVPLGTFIGQHFGWRETFLAVSMLGVIAIIASAILVPRNIPSRAAASLSEQLKVLTHPRLLMIYAITALGYGGVFTAFTFLTPMMQDLAGFTPNAVSLILLGYGIAVAIGNIWGGKLADKHGAVPALKFIFAALAALLIVFQFTASIQYAALATVLVMGIFAFGNVPGLQVYVVQKAEQYTPAAVDVASGLNIAAFNVGIALGSIIGGQTVEHYGLAQTPWIGAMIVIVALLLTGLSGRLDKTARVAQS, from the coding sequence ATGCCGCTGGCGCTACTTGCCTTAACGATCAGTGCCTTTGCTATTGGCACAACCGAATTTGTGATTGTCGGTCTGGTTCAGACCATTGCTGAACAATTATCTATTTCTCTGCCCTCTGCGGGGCTGCTAGTTTCTATCTACGCGCTGGGTGTGGCTATCGGTGCGCCGGTGCTAACGGCTTTGACGGGAAAACTGCCGCGCAAACAGCTGCTGTTGGCGCTAATGGTACTGTTTACCCTCGGTAACCTGTTGGCCTGGCAGGCACCAGGTTATATGACCTTAGTGATTGCGCGTCTGCTAACTGGCCTCGCGCATGGCGTGTTCTTCTCAATCGGTTCAACGATTGCCACGAGCCTTGTGCCGAAAGAGAAAGCCGCTTCCGCAATTGCCATCATGTTCGGCGGCCTGACCGTTGCGCTGGTAACGGGGGTCCCGCTGGGAACGTTCATCGGCCAACACTTTGGTTGGCGCGAAACTTTCCTTGCAGTCTCTATGTTGGGTGTTATTGCCATTATCGCCAGCGCGATCCTTGTGCCACGTAATATCCCAAGCCGCGCAGCCGCGAGTTTGTCAGAACAGTTGAAGGTATTAACCCATCCGCGTTTGCTGATGATCTATGCGATTACGGCACTTGGCTATGGTGGTGTATTTACCGCTTTCACCTTCCTGACGCCGATGATGCAAGATCTTGCCGGCTTCACACCGAATGCAGTCAGCTTGATTTTATTGGGTTACGGTATTGCAGTGGCTATCGGTAATATCTGGGGAGGCAAGCTTGCTGATAAACACGGTGCGGTACCAGCCCTGAAGTTTATCTTTGCCGCACTCGCTGCACTGTTAATCGTATTCCAGTTTACCGCCTCAATTCAGTATGCCGCGCTGGCAACGGTTCTGGTGATGGGGATCTTTGCCTTTGGTAACGTGCCGGGTTTGCAGGTGTACGTTGTGCAGAAAGCGGAACAATATACACCGGCGGCCGTTGATGTCGCATCGGGTCTGAACATCGCAGCCTTCAACGTGGGTATCGCACTAGGGTCAATTATTGGTGGCCAAACGGTTGAGCATTACGGCCTGGCACAAACCCCGTGGATTGGTGCGATGATTGTGATTGTCGCGCTGCTGCTTACCGGCCTGAGTGGGCGTTTGGATAAAACGGCTCGGGTGGCACAGAGTTAA
- the nlpE gene encoding envelope stress response activation lipoprotein NlpE (NlpE, an outer membrane lipoprotein, interacts directly with CpxA, the sensor histidine kinase of the Cpx system for response to envelope stress.), producing the protein MLFGLFGCNNADMAASKPTQPAELTPMQQSWRGVIPCADCEGIETSLFLDKDGTWVMNERYQGVDREPSSFGSYGKWARTADKLVLTDSEGEKSFYRAKGDKLEMLDQEGNPIESKLNYTLEPVKASLPKTPMAMRGMYFYMADAATFTDCATGQRVAVANNAQLERDYAAAKGSDSKPVLLVVEGHFTLEPNPDTGAMVKTLAASKEGKFVPGKDCNN; encoded by the coding sequence ATGTTGTTTGGCCTTTTCGGCTGCAACAATGCGGATATGGCCGCTTCAAAACCGACACAACCCGCTGAATTAACGCCAATGCAGCAGAGCTGGCGTGGTGTTATTCCGTGTGCCGACTGTGAAGGCATCGAAACATCGCTGTTCCTTGATAAGGACGGCACCTGGGTCATGAATGAACGCTATCAGGGCGTGGATCGCGAGCCATCTTCATTTGGTTCTTACGGTAAGTGGGCTCGTACCGCTGATAAGCTGGTACTGACCGACAGTGAGGGCGAGAAATCCTTTTACCGGGCGAAGGGTGACAAGCTTGAGATGCTCGACCAAGAAGGCAATCCCATCGAATCTAAGCTGAACTATACGCTTGAGCCGGTGAAAGCCAGCCTGCCGAAGACGCCAATGGCGATGCGCGGGATGTACTTCTATATGGCAGATGCTGCCACCTTTACCGATTGTGCAACTGGACAGCGCGTCGCGGTAGCCAATAACGCGCAGCTCGAACGTGATTACGCTGCCGCGAAAGGTAGCGACAGCAAACCGGTATTGTTGGTGGTGGAAGGGCACTTTACCCTTGAGCCAAATCCGGATACCGGTGCGATGGTGAAAACGCTTGCCGCCAGTAAAGAAGGTAAGTTTGTTCCGGGTAAGGATTGCAATAACTAA
- the metN gene encoding methionine ABC transporter ATP-binding protein MetN: protein MIKLSNITKVFQQGHRTIQALNNVSLHVPAGQIYGVIGASGAGKSTLIRCVNLLERPTEGSVEVGGQELTALSEAALTKARRQIGMIFQHFNLLSSRTVFGNVALPLELDNTPKDEIKRRVTELLDLVGLSDKHDSYPANLSGGQKQRVAIARALASNPKVLLCDEATSALDPATTRSILELLKDINRRLGLTILLITHEMDVVKRICDCVAVISNGELIEQDTVSEMFSHPKTPLAQQFIQATLHLDIPEDYQARLKEQQIADSVPMLRMEFTGHSVDAPLLSETARRFNVNNNIISAQMDYAGGVKFGIMLTEMHGTPEDTQAAIAWLQQHHVKVEVLGYV, encoded by the coding sequence ATGATTAAACTTTCGAATATTACAAAAGTGTTCCAGCAGGGGCACCGTACGATACAGGCGCTGAATAACGTCAGCCTGCATGTGCCCGCCGGGCAAATTTATGGCGTCATTGGCGCATCCGGTGCAGGTAAAAGTACGCTGATTCGCTGCGTGAACCTGCTTGAGCGCCCAACCGAAGGCAGCGTAGAGGTCGGAGGCCAGGAGCTTACTGCATTATCTGAAGCAGCTTTAACTAAAGCGCGCCGTCAGATTGGCATGATTTTCCAGCACTTTAACCTGCTCTCTTCCCGTACCGTCTTTGGCAACGTCGCGCTTCCTCTGGAGCTCGATAACACGCCGAAAGATGAAATCAAACGCCGCGTGACCGAATTGCTTGATCTCGTGGGCTTGTCGGATAAACACGACAGCTACCCAGCGAACCTTTCCGGCGGTCAGAAACAGCGTGTGGCCATTGCGCGAGCACTGGCGAGCAATCCAAAGGTGCTGCTGTGCGATGAAGCCACCAGCGCGCTCGACCCGGCAACAACTCGCTCTATTCTCGAACTGCTCAAAGACATCAACCGTCGTTTGGGTTTAACCATTTTGCTCATCACCCATGAAATGGACGTGGTGAAGCGCATCTGCGACTGTGTTGCAGTAATTAGCAACGGTGAACTGATTGAACAGGATACGGTGAGCGAAATGTTCTCCCATCCGAAGACGCCGCTGGCGCAACAATTCATTCAGGCTACGCTGCATCTGGATATTCCAGAAGACTATCAGGCACGCCTGAAAGAGCAGCAAATCGCTGATAGCGTGCCAATGCTACGCATGGAGTTTACCGGTCATTCGGTCGACGCCCCGCTGCTGTCAGAAACTGCGCGTCGCTTTAACGTCAATAACAACATTATTAGCGCGCAGATGGATTACGCGGGCGGCGTGAAGTTCGGCATTATGCTGACCGAAATGCACGGTACGCCTGAAGATACGCAAGCAGCCATCGCCTGGTTGCAGCAACACCATGTAAAAGTAGAGGTACTGGGTTATGTCTGA
- the yafC gene encoding DNA-binding transcriptional regulator YafC: MRATSDEIAIFVAVVESGSFSRAAEQLELANSAVSRAVKKLESKLGVSLLNRTTRQLSLTEEGERYFRRMQVVLQEMAAAENELLDTRNTPRGLLRVDAATPVMLHFLMPLIKPFRERYPEMTLSLVSSETFINLIERKVDVAIRAGTLTDSSLRARPLFTSYRKIIASPEYIARFGMPENAIDLKDHQCLGFTEPTSLNTWPVYCCDGQFMEVSCAVSSNSGETVKQLCLNGNGIACLSDYMVDKEIASGEFIELLADKRLPVEMPFSAVYYSDRAVSTRIRTFIDFLSEYMKEKR; encoded by the coding sequence ATGCGAGCAACATCAGATGAAATCGCTATCTTTGTCGCGGTAGTGGAAAGTGGCAGCTTCAGCCGGGCTGCAGAACAGCTTGAGCTCGCCAATTCGGCGGTTAGCCGGGCAGTGAAGAAGCTGGAATCCAAGCTCGGCGTCAGCTTACTCAACCGTACAACGCGTCAATTAAGCTTAACGGAAGAAGGCGAGCGCTATTTCCGCCGGATGCAGGTCGTACTGCAGGAAATGGCGGCGGCAGAAAATGAGTTGCTCGATACGCGTAATACTCCACGAGGCCTTCTAAGAGTCGATGCAGCTACGCCTGTCATGCTGCACTTTCTAATGCCGCTGATTAAGCCTTTCCGTGAACGTTATCCTGAGATGACACTGTCATTAGTGTCATCAGAGACGTTTATCAATTTGATTGAGCGTAAAGTTGATGTGGCTATTCGCGCCGGGACGCTAACGGACTCCAGTCTGCGAGCGCGCCCACTGTTTACCAGCTATCGGAAAATTATTGCATCACCCGAATATATTGCGCGTTTTGGCATGCCGGAGAATGCAATAGATCTTAAAGATCATCAGTGTCTGGGCTTTACCGAGCCAACCTCGTTAAATACCTGGCCGGTATACTGCTGCGATGGGCAGTTTATGGAAGTCAGCTGTGCGGTTTCATCCAACAGCGGTGAGACGGTTAAGCAGCTGTGTCTTAACGGTAACGGTATCGCCTGTTTATCGGATTATATGGTAGATAAGGAGATTGCCAGCGGGGAATTTATCGAGCTGCTGGCTGATAAACGATTGCCTGTCGAAATGCCGTTCAGCGCGGTTTACTATAGCGACCGGGCGGTTAGTACTCGAATCAGAACGTTTATTGATTTTCTCAGCGAATATATGAAGGAAAAACGGTAG
- the tsaA gene encoding tRNA (N6-threonylcarbamoyladenosine(37)-N6)-methyltransferase TrmO, with translation MSNFSFEQIGVIRSPYKEKFAVPRQPGLVKSCSGELHLVPPYNQADAVRGLEAFSHLWVLFVFHQTMEGGWRPTVRPPRLGGNARMGVFATRSTFRPNPIGMSLVELRNIRCHKEHVILELGGLDLVDGTPVVDIKPYLPFAESLPDARASYAQDAPHAGVNVTFSAEIAQQLIGLEKRYPHLRQFITEVLAQDPRPAYRKNEEEGKTYAVWLLDFNVRWRVTLSGFEVFALETR, from the coding sequence ATGAGCAATTTCTCATTTGAGCAAATAGGCGTTATCCGCTCTCCTTATAAAGAGAAGTTTGCCGTACCTCGCCAGCCGGGATTGGTCAAAAGTTGCAGCGGTGAACTGCATCTGGTGCCTCCCTATAACCAGGCCGATGCCGTACGCGGTCTGGAAGCATTTAGTCATCTGTGGGTGCTATTCGTTTTCCATCAAACGATGGAAGGCGGCTGGCGCCCAACCGTACGCCCTCCCCGACTTGGCGGTAATGCGCGTATGGGTGTCTTTGCCACGCGCTCAACTTTTCGCCCCAATCCAATTGGTATGTCACTGGTTGAGTTACGGAATATCCGCTGCCATAAAGAACATGTCATTCTGGAGCTGGGTGGTCTGGATTTGGTAGATGGTACACCGGTGGTCGATATAAAACCCTATCTGCCATTTGCCGAGTCTTTGCCCGATGCCCGAGCCAGCTATGCGCAGGATGCGCCGCATGCGGGTGTCAACGTCACCTTTAGTGCCGAGATAGCCCAACAACTTATTGGGCTGGAGAAACGTTATCCGCATCTTCGTCAGTTTATTACCGAAGTGCTGGCGCAAGATCCTCGCCCGGCCTATCGTAAAAACGAGGAAGAAGGGAAAACCTACGCCGTCTGGTTGCTGGATTTTAACGTTCGCTGGCGTGTGACATTATCAGGATTCGAAGTCTTTGCCCTGGAAACCCGGTAA
- the gmhB gene encoding D-glycero-beta-D-manno-heptose 1,7-bisphosphate 7-phosphatase codes for MAKSIPAIFLDRDGTINVDHGYVHEIDNFEFIDGVIDAMRELKEMGYALVLVTNQSGIARGKFTEAQFETLTEWMDWSLADRGVDLDGIYFCPHHPQGSVEEYRQVCDCRKPHPGMLKSAQEYLDIDMASSYMVGDKIEDMQAAAAANVGMKVLVRTGKPVTEEAEKAADWVINSLADLPAAIKKQK; via the coding sequence GTGGCAAAGTCCATACCCGCAATTTTTCTCGATCGTGATGGCACGATTAATGTCGATCACGGCTATGTCCATGAAATCGACAATTTTGAATTTATCGATGGCGTCATCGATGCTATGCGCGAACTAAAAGAGATGGGCTATGCGCTGGTGCTGGTCACCAACCAGTCTGGTATCGCTCGCGGGAAATTTACCGAAGCGCAGTTCGAGACGCTGACGGAATGGATGGACTGGTCATTAGCAGACCGTGGTGTCGATCTTGATGGCATCTATTTTTGTCCGCACCACCCTCAGGGGAGTGTAGAAGAATACCGCCAGGTGTGTGACTGTCGTAAACCGCATCCCGGTATGTTGAAGTCAGCGCAAGAGTATCTGGATATCGATATGGCTTCTTCTTATATGGTAGGCGACAAAATTGAAGACATGCAGGCGGCCGCTGCTGCGAATGTTGGCATGAAGGTACTGGTGCGTACTGGCAAACCGGTGACGGAAGAGGCTGAAAAAGCCGCCGACTGGGTGATTAACAGCCTGGCAGACCTGCCTGCGGCTATCAAAAAGCAGAAATAA
- the dkgB gene encoding 2,5-didehydrogluconate reductase DkgB — translation MTIPAFGLGTFRLKDDVVIASIKTALELGYRAIDTAQIYDNEAAVGQAIAESGVAREELFITTKIWTENLSKEKLISSLKESLEKLRTDYVDLTLIHWPSPKDAVSVEEFMAALLEAKAQGLTRQIGISNFTIPLMARAIKAVGVENIATNQIELSPYLQNRKVVDWASEKGIHITSYMTLAYGKAMKDKVISHIADKHNVTAAQVILAWAMGEGYAVIPSSTKRENLASNLLALDLQLDAEDKKAIASLDMNDRLVSPEGLAPQWD, via the coding sequence ATGACAATCCCTGCATTTGGTCTCGGTACATTCCGTCTGAAAGATGATGTGGTTATCGCTTCTATAAAAACGGCGCTGGAACTGGGCTATCGCGCTATCGACACTGCACAAATTTATGATAACGAAGCGGCTGTTGGCCAGGCTATCGCTGAAAGTGGTGTCGCACGTGAAGAGTTGTTTATTACGACCAAGATTTGGACCGAGAATCTGAGTAAAGAAAAACTCATTTCAAGCTTGAAAGAAAGTCTGGAAAAGCTGCGTACAGACTACGTTGATCTGACGTTGATTCACTGGCCATCACCGAAAGATGCTGTATCAGTAGAAGAGTTTATGGCAGCACTTCTGGAAGCGAAAGCACAGGGGCTGACCCGCCAGATCGGTATCTCTAACTTCACTATTCCATTGATGGCGCGGGCTATAAAAGCGGTTGGTGTAGAAAATATCGCAACCAACCAGATAGAATTATCACCGTACCTGCAAAACCGTAAAGTGGTTGATTGGGCCTCTGAAAAAGGTATCCATATCACATCTTATATGACGTTAGCCTATGGTAAGGCTATGAAAGATAAAGTGATTTCTCATATTGCGGATAAGCACAACGTGACGGCTGCGCAGGTTATTCTGGCCTGGGCGATGGGTGAAGGCTATGCGGTGATCCCATCCTCAACTAAGCGTGAAAACCTGGCAAGCAACCTGCTGGCGCTGGATTTGCAGCTTGATGCAGAAGATAAGAAAGCAATTGCATCTCTGGATATGAATGACAGGCTGGTTAGCCCGGAAGGCCTTGCCCCCCAATGGGACTAA